A region from the Triplophysa rosa linkage group LG4, Trosa_1v2, whole genome shotgun sequence genome encodes:
- the LOC130553196 gene encoding B-cell receptor CD22-like yields MSIIMAPPPLHLILLLMSPGVYSADGWDVTYSSSHICALKGSTVTINCTFHADFQIKKAYWTETYDAFADLLEDPKYSERIQYVGYKRDDCSFRLTDVRHTDSHEYYFRFITDKNKWTDGPGVTLAVTDLQVESEGETVMEGHSVTLTCESTCSLTDTSTFIWFRNTHTLNERKKKLILPSVRRENAGDYSCAVQGHKLTSPPRRLHVTYPPDKPVISISSSGVIVEGDSVNLTCSSESNPPVHIYSWFKEETSVGSGNIYRISNIRSDHSGQYKCKARNELGHKYSALILNVLYPPRSVSASISSSGVIVEGDSVNLTCSSESNPPVHIYSWFKENQTSSVGSGNIYSISNIRSDHSGQYKCKAENEHGEKYSDSVTLNVLLHHSSYRSLPVGITVACGGLFIIIIIIILIFIIKRMQMKSRTRSTAHEYENDGVSNDTYTALDLNTRSSDLYHTLAFFTQTVHPEGARTTPILNSSVYENLPAPVLNSRS; encoded by the exons gagtTTATAGTGCTGATGGTTGGGATGTGACTTACAGCTCTTCACACATCTGTGCACTGAAGGGCTCAACAGTGACTATAAACTGCACATTCCATGCTGATTTTCAGATCAAGAAAGCCTACTGGACCGAAACGTATGATGCATTTGCAGATCTGTTGGAGGACCCTAAATACAGTGAGAGGATTCAGTATGTGGGATATAAACGGGACGACTGCAGCTTCAGACTGACTGATGTGAGACACACAGATTCACACGAGTACTATTTCAGATTCATCActgataaaaataaatggacTGACGGACCTGGAGTGACTCTTGCTGTCACAG atCTTCAGGTGGAGTCTGAAGGTGAGacagtgatggagggacattcAGTGACTCTGACATGTGAAAGCACATGCAGTCTGACTGACACATCAACATTCATCTGgtttagaaacacacacacattaaatgaGAGAAAGAAGAAACTCATCCTGCCGTCAGTTAGAAGAGAGAATGCAGGTGACTATAGCTGTGCTGTACAGGGACACAAACTCACATCACCTCCTCGACGTCTCCATGTCACCT atcctccagatAAACCTGTGATCTCCATCAGTTCTTCTGGTGTAATAGTGGAGGGTGATTCAGTGAATCTGACCTGCAGCAGTGAATCAAATCCACCTGTTCACATCTACAGCTGGTTTAAAGAAGAAACATCTGTAGGATCTGGAAACATCTACAGAATCTCAAACATCAGATCTGATCACAGTGGACAATACAAGTGCAAAGCTAGAAATGAACTTGGACATAAATATTCAGCACTGATTTTAAATGTCTTGT ATCCTCCAAGGAGCGTCTCAGCGTCCATCAGTTCTTCTGGTGTAATAGTGGAGGGTGATTCAGTGAATCTGACCTGCAGCAGTGAATCAAATCCACCTGTTCACATCTACAGCTGGTTTAAAGAGAATCAAACATCATCTGTTGGATCTGGAAACATCTACAGCATCTCAAACATCAGATCTGATCACAGTGGACAATACAAGTGCAAAGCTGAAAATGAACACGGAGAGAAATATTCTGATTCTgtgactttaaatgttttgt TGCATCATAGTTCTTACCGGAGTCTGCCGGTTGGAATCACAGTGGCGTGTGGAGGATTGTtcataatcatcatcatcatcatcctcatatTTATAAT TAAAAGGATGCAGATGAAAAGTAGAACGAGATCTACTGCTCACGAGTATGAG aatGATGGTGTCAGTAATGACACATATACAGCCCTCGATCTCAACACCAGATCATCTGACCTGTACCACACACTCGCA TTTTTTACACAGACGGTCCATCCTGAAGGCGCACGCACAACTCCCATTCTGAACTCTTCTGTGTATGAGAATCTACCAGCACCCGTCCTCAATAGTAGATCATAG
- the tspan34a gene encoding tetraspanin 34a has protein sequence MCCNGFLKVIMFVFNGLIFLAGAAILAVGIWVKVDQISLLGFLEHIEDAPPELAQLTNVGYLLIAVGVFLALVGFLGCCGAIQESRCMLLSFFIIVLIIFIVEVAAAVVLFVFEPLAEKLLEDVGQKVAGSLKDKYGEDESFTAVWNNTMDELHCCGYHNYTDFTASQFVNKTSLYPETCCTRTSTTCDENSVQTARVLGCFQAFVNLIEENTVLLAGVAIGIAALEIAAMTVSMILYRNVRK, from the exons ATGTGTTGCAATGGGTTTCTTAAAGTCATCATGTTTGTCTTCAATGGCCTCATCTTT TTGGCAGGCGCCGCGATACTTGCGGTAGGCATCTGGGTGAAGGTGGATCAGATCTCTCTTCTGGGTTTTTTAGAGCACATCGAAGACGCTCCACCTGAGCTCGCACAGCTGACCAATGTGGGATACCTGCTGATCGCGGTGGGTGTGTTCCTCGCTCTCGTGGGTTTCCTGGGATGCTGTGGGGCGATACAGGAGAGCAGGTGTATGCTTCTCTCT TTCTTCATCATCGTTCTCATCATCTTCATCGTGGAGGTGGCAGCGGCTGTGGTGCTCTTTGTCTTTGAGCCTTTG GCTGAGAAATTACTGGAGGACGTTGGACAGAAAGTTGCTGGAAGCCTCAAGGATAAATATGGAGAGGACGAGAGTTTCACCGCCGTCTGGAATAACACTATGGATGAG CTGCACTGCTGTGGATATCACAACTACACCGACTTCACCGCATCTCagtttgtaaataaaacctCATTATATCCCGAGACGTGTTGCACGAGAACTTCGACAACCTGTGATGAGAATTCAGTCCAGACGGCG CGTGTGCTGGGCTGTTTCCAGGCGTTTGTTAATCTGATTGAGGAAAATACAGTTCTGCTGGCGGGTGTCGCTATAGGCATCGCTGCTTTAGAG ATTGCAGCCATGACCGTCTCCATGATTCTCTACAGGAATGTACGAAAATGA